A portion of the Mytilus galloprovincialis chromosome 12, xbMytGall1.hap1.1, whole genome shotgun sequence genome contains these proteins:
- the LOC143053774 gene encoding uncharacterized protein LOC143053774: protein MSVATTNTPPDGKTPYDLAAQEEKGQYKEVMEYLQELSNPILTKLRQLNRNEFQDLVALGTFASYENRVYLSGPCNIGKSSLASILIGEEIPKKWFSTDGLIIHFGRNGIDLQQRKMIPLERGSGDVLAKLLLGNPELKKQPSLQDESIEKNPGDPKSHVKTKGNQLNLSNVNLGPSNQEHMSSKSNQETSKDFKEQPIHTANSIQDDLLVKIKKGTNIMNIAPSDLVDFGGQKSFDMTHQLFIQHRGTFILMFDGRKGLYTELEEYPQGDVTAASILEHWINSVLTYCNKTEDKMPRILFAATHSDSFSEVCLPLLFIFPSYFSTHICKISVTKLFLLPYF, encoded by the exons ATGTCTGTGGCAACAACGAATACACCGCCGGAT GGTAAGACTCCATACGATCTAGCAGCACAAGAAGAAAAGGGGCAGTATAAGGAAGTGATGGAATACTTACAG GAACTATCAAATCCAATTTTGACCAAACTCAGACAGTTAAATAGAAATGAGTTCCAGGATCTTGTAGCTCTCGGAACATTTGCTTCCTATGAAAACAGGGTTTATTTGTCTGGGCCTTGTAACATTGGGAAATCGTCGCTTGCAAGTATTCTTATCGGCGAGGAAATTCCAAAGAAGTGGTTTTCAACTGATGGACTAATTATTCATTTTGGAAGAAATGGCATCGACTTACAACAACGAAAGATGATTCCATTGGAAAGAG GTAGTGGTGATGTTTTAGCAAAACTACTTCTCGGGAATCCCGAATTAAAGAAACAACCAAGTCTGCAAGATGAGAGTATAGAAAAAAATCCAGGTGATCCAAAGTCTCATGTTAAAACAAAGGGAAATCAATTAAATCTATCGAATGTAAATCTGGGTCCTTCAAATCAGGAACACATGTCATCGAAATCCAATCAGGAGACATCAAAAGACTTCAAGGAACAACCAATCCATACTGCTAATTCCATTCAAGATGACTTATTGGTAAAGATTAAGAAAGGtacaaatatcatgaatatagcaCCATCAGATCTGGTCGATTTTGGTGGACAAAAATCATTTGATATGACCCATCAGTTATTTATCCAGCACAGGGGAACGTTCATTCTGATGTTTGATGGACGTAAAGGCCTTTATACAGAATTAGAAGAATATCCGCAAGGAGATGTTACTGCAGCAT CTATTCTGGAGCATTGGATTAATTCTGTATTGACATACTGTAACAAAACTGAAGATAAAATGCCAAGAATTTTGTTTGCTGCCACTCACAGTGATAGCTTCTCAGAGGTTTGTCTGCCTTTATTATTCATTTTCCCATCTTACTTTTCAACACACATATGCAAAATTTCAGTGACAAAACTGTTTCTCCTGccctatttttaa